A genomic stretch from Bacteroidota bacterium includes:
- a CDS encoding PAS domain-containing protein produces the protein MNATKQLFSPRQVAEGLGVGESTLKRWVDAGRLKAHRTAGGHRRVSLAEVLRFVRQGDAELLHPEVFGLRGLTGMAALASDDDDPMGRALEVLGALGLALDAIAEGITVADMRREGEPLVFANRAFYDITGYKPEETLGRNCRFLQGADTDPEAVQAIRRGLAAGKPVDVELLNYRKDGTPFWNRLSLVPVAGGRARPDHYVGVQRDVTLLREAQHRRAVAAPSEQG, from the coding sequence GTGAATGCTACCAAGCAACTCTTCTCTCCCCGCCAAGTCGCCGAGGGCCTAGGTGTAGGTGAATCCACCCTCAAGCGCTGGGTTGACGCTGGCCGCCTCAAGGCGCACCGCACGGCCGGCGGACACCGCCGCGTTTCCCTAGCCGAGGTGCTCCGGTTCGTACGCCAGGGGGACGCGGAGTTGCTCCACCCGGAAGTGTTTGGGCTGCGCGGCCTCACGGGCATGGCTGCCCTTGCCAGTGACGATGACGACCCGATGGGACGTGCCCTCGAAGTGCTCGGCGCGCTCGGTCTCGCCCTCGACGCTATCGCCGAGGGGATCACGGTGGCCGACATGCGCCGCGAGGGCGAGCCGCTCGTGTTCGCCAACCGCGCCTTTTATGACATCACCGGCTACAAACCGGAGGAGACCCTGGGGCGCAACTGCCGCTTCCTCCAAGGGGCCGACACGGACCCCGAAGCAGTGCAGGCGATCCGCCGGGGCCTTGCCGCCGGCAAACCGGTGGATGTCGAGCTGCTGAACTACCGCAAGGACGGCACTCCCTTCTGGAATCGCCTCTCTCTGGTCCCTGTCGCCGGCGGGAGGGCGCGTCCCGATCACTATGTAGGCGTGCAGCGCGATGTGACGCTGCTCCGTGAGGCTCAGCATCGCCGAGCAGTCGCAGCTCCCAGCGAGCAAGGGTGA